A stretch of the Massilia sp. W12 genome encodes the following:
- a CDS encoding MBL fold metallo-hydrolase: protein MQAGKGPPAGAHLRIRVLTENQAMYPGFIAEKGLSILLDDGVSKVLFDTGQGGALLENAAAFGEDLQDLTHIVLSHGHADHVGGLQRLAQSLHATPYPQRPLLVTHPDSIAEQAPDAPAQILPRSAVQAAFPCQFTRAPFWLHPRLLFLGEIPRAPHGPQAPQGMRHAAHHADAPLLDDSALAYCTPQGLVVLAGCAHSGICNILAYAMQVSGESRVLAVLGGFHLRNAGKAVLQRVAQYFNDLQITAVHACHCSGERAAKLLPQQSAIHAGSELVFALS from the coding sequence ATGCAGGCAGGGAAAGGGCCGCCAGCCGGCGCACACTTGCGCATCCGGGTGTTAACTGAAAACCAGGCCATGTATCCGGGTTTTATCGCTGAAAAAGGACTATCGATCTTGCTTGACGATGGCGTCTCAAAGGTCTTGTTTGACACCGGGCAGGGCGGGGCGTTATTGGAAAATGCGGCGGCGTTCGGCGAAGATTTGCAGGATTTAACCCATATTGTGCTATCGCATGGTCATGCAGATCACGTTGGCGGTCTGCAGCGACTGGCGCAAAGCTTGCACGCCACACCGTATCCGCAACGCCCGTTGTTGGTGACGCATCCTGACAGTATTGCAGAACAGGCCCCGGATGCGCCCGCACAAATCTTGCCACGCAGCGCCGTACAAGCCGCATTCCCCTGCCAATTCACGCGCGCCCCATTCTGGTTGCATCCGCGCCTGCTGTTCCTGGGAGAAATTCCACGCGCGCCGCATGGCCCGCAAGCGCCACAAGGGATGCGGCATGCTGCGCACCACGCTGATGCGCCGCTGCTGGACGATTCAGCGCTGGCGTATTGCACACCGCAAGGACTGGTGGTGTTGGCCGGCTGCGCGCATTCCGGCATTTGCAATATCCTGGCGTATGCAATGCAAGTCAGCGGTGAATCAAGAGTACTGGCCGTGTTGGGCGGCTTCCACTTACGCAACGCCGGCAAAGCCGTGCTGCAGCGCGTCGCGCAATACTTCAATGATTTGCAAATCACCGCCGTGCATGCCTGCCACTGCAGCGGGGAGCGCGCCGCCAAACTGCTGCCGCAGCAAAGCGCGATTCATGCCGGCAGCGAATTAGTGTTTGCGCTGAGCTGA
- a CDS encoding heavy metal translocating P-type ATPase produces MKQNQPIPARTPPRGKPLGIKIHQETVAPSEIDPVCGMQVAPNTTRRFTWQERNFYFCCDGCLQKFSADPQKYLQQGPDASCCGDALAVAAPDSPAAALKTESCCSPAPAAVKAESCCSPAPAVVKAESCCSPAPAAAKAESCCSPAPAPKASSCCAGAHPEAAASGLRDPVCGMKVEADAPWHTRHQGQEYFFCAEVCLHKFEADPAHYLSGAHKQQAQDPDAMYYCPMCEGMEQIGPGDCAKCGMALEPMQPSSDDSALRDMQSRTLWAAAFTLPLMLLAMSDLWPALHHSLRQSLGAGFGWLQALLTLPVALWAGAPLQQRAWRSWRSMQLNMFSLIGLGVWAALGFSLFALLAPQAIPAAFMQHGMVPLYFEAAATIITLVLLGQTLEMRAHKKTQHALHSLMQAAPAQAIRVRADGVEEEVPLAQLKSGDQLRVKPGARLAADGVIMQGAGLLDESMLTGEAIPLAREQGGKVLAGSINLQGSFLMQVQHSGAQTVLAGIIALVNQASRSRLPVQQLVDKIAACFVPVVVATAILSAVLWLLFGPAPAYAHALLSAISVLIIACPCALGLATPVAVTVGIGRAARAGILLKQAASLDTLLRADTLVLDKTGTLTEGRPSLRQRWQDADEDSAQMLQIAASLEGWSEHPLAHALLQAMREQGLQNLPVSAFQHYPGMGIGGHCNGRDWLLGNAALLQQHGVQAALPPQCAAWQDEGCSLILLAAEGRVRAVFGLADALKANAKASLDALRAQGLRIVLASGDQPHHAQRVAQQLGIDEAHGGMLPQDKLALIEKLQQQGHCVAMAGDGVNDAPALARADLGIALGMPLGSGAQGNALALHSAQMVLMRGDLHGLLQARALAAAMRENIRQNLAFAFGYNLLGVLLAAGLLYPFTGWLLSPMLASAAMSASSLSVLMNALRLSRLKL; encoded by the coding sequence ATGAAACAGAACCAGCCGATCCCAGCGCGCACGCCCCCGCGTGGCAAGCCGCTTGGCATCAAGATTCATCAAGAAACGGTGGCGCCATCCGAAATTGATCCGGTTTGCGGTATGCAAGTGGCGCCAAACACCACGCGCCGCTTTACCTGGCAGGAAAGAAATTTTTATTTTTGCTGTGATGGCTGTTTGCAAAAATTCAGCGCTGATCCACAGAAATATTTGCAGCAGGGGCCGGATGCGTCTTGCTGCGGCGATGCGCTTGCGGTTGCCGCCCCGGACAGTCCAGCGGCGGCGCTGAAGACGGAAAGCTGTTGCAGCCCGGCCCCGGCGGCGGTGAAGGCGGAAAGCTGCTGCAGCCCTGCCCCGGCTGTGGTGAAGGCGGAAAGCTGCTGCAGCCCTGCCCCGGCGGCGGCGAAGGCGGAAAGTTGCTGCAGTCCGGCCCCGGCGCCGAAAGCCTCCTCATGTTGTGCGGGCGCACACCCTGAAGCGGCGGCATCCGGCTTGCGCGATCCGGTGTGCGGTATGAAGGTTGAGGCTGATGCGCCTTGGCATACCCGGCATCAGGGTCAGGAATATTTCTTTTGCGCGGAAGTGTGTTTGCATAAATTCGAGGCTGATCCGGCGCACTATCTGAGCGGCGCGCACAAACAACAGGCGCAAGATCCTGACGCCATGTATTACTGCCCGATGTGCGAGGGTATGGAGCAAATCGGGCCGGGCGATTGCGCCAAATGCGGTATGGCTTTAGAGCCGATGCAGCCCAGCAGCGATGACAGCGCTTTGCGCGATATGCAAAGCCGCACCTTGTGGGCGGCGGCCTTCACCTTGCCCTTGATGCTGTTGGCCATGAGCGATCTCTGGCCAGCCCTGCATCACAGTTTGCGGCAAAGCCTGGGGGCCGGTTTTGGCTGGCTGCAAGCGCTCCTGACCTTGCCGGTGGCGCTGTGGGCCGGCGCGCCTTTGCAGCAGCGCGCCTGGCGTTCCTGGCGCAGTATGCAATTGAATATGTTCAGCCTGATCGGTTTGGGGGTATGGGCGGCCTTAGGCTTCAGCCTGTTCGCACTGCTGGCGCCGCAGGCGATTCCCGCTGCGTTTATGCAACATGGCATGGTTCCCCTGTATTTTGAAGCCGCCGCCACCATCATCACGCTGGTGTTGCTGGGGCAAACCCTGGAAATGCGGGCGCATAAAAAAACCCAGCATGCCTTGCACAGCTTGATGCAAGCCGCGCCGGCGCAGGCGATCCGGGTGCGCGCGGATGGCGTGGAAGAAGAGGTTCCGCTGGCGCAGCTCAAGAGCGGCGATCAACTGCGCGTCAAACCCGGCGCGCGTCTGGCGGCGGACGGCGTGATCATGCAGGGCGCAGGCTTGTTGGATGAGTCGATGCTGACCGGGGAAGCGATTCCGCTGGCGCGCGAGCAGGGCGGCAAGGTGCTGGCGGGCAGCATTAATCTGCAAGGCAGTTTTCTGATGCAGGTGCAGCACAGCGGTGCGCAAACCGTGCTGGCCGGCATTATTGCGCTGGTGAATCAAGCCAGCCGTTCGCGCCTGCCGGTGCAGCAATTGGTGGATAAAATCGCGGCCTGTTTTGTGCCTGTGGTGGTGGCGACGGCGATCTTATCCGCTGTGCTTTGGCTGCTGTTCGGCCCGGCCCCGGCTTATGCGCATGCTTTATTGAGCGCAATTTCCGTCTTGATCATCGCCTGTCCCTGCGCCCTGGGTTTGGCCACGCCGGTGGCAGTGACGGTCGGCATCGGACGCGCTGCGCGCGCCGGCATTTTGCTGAAACAGGCCGCCAGCCTGGATACGCTGTTGCGCGCCGATACCCTGGTGCTGGATAAAACCGGCACGCTGACCGAAGGCCGCCCCAGCTTGCGCCAGCGCTGGCAGGATGCGGATGAGGACAGCGCGCAGATGTTGCAAATCGCCGCCAGTCTGGAAGGCTGGTCGGAACATCCGCTGGCGCATGCTTTGTTGCAAGCGATGCGCGAGCAGGGTTTGCAAAACTTGCCGGTCAGCGCCTTTCAACACTATCCGGGCATGGGCATAGGCGGGCATTGCAACGGTCGCGATTGGTTGCTGGGGAATGCGGCTTTATTGCAGCAACATGGGGTGCAAGCGGCCTTACCGCCGCAATGCGCGGCCTGGCAGGATGAGGGTTGCAGCCTGATCTTGCTGGCGGCGGAAGGACGTGTGCGCGCGGTGTTCGGCCTGGCCGATGCGCTCAAGGCGAATGCCAAAGCCAGTCTGGACGCTTTGCGCGCGCAAGGCTTGCGGATTGTCTTGGCCAGCGGCGACCAGCCGCATCATGCGCAGCGGGTGGCGCAACAGCTCGGGATTGATGAAGCACACGGCGGCATGCTGCCGCAAGATAAATTGGCGCTGATTGAGAAATTACAGCAGCAAGGGCATTGTGTGGCGATGGCCGGGGATGGGGTAAATGATGCGCCGGCCTTGGCGCGCGCAGATCTGGGTATCGCGCTGGGGATGCCGCTGGGCAGCGGGGCGCAAGGCAATGCGCTGGCTTTGCACAGCGCGCAGATGGTTTTAATGCGGGGCGATTTGCATGGTTTGCTGCAGGCGCGCGCGCTGGCGGCTGCGATGCGGGAAAACATCCGGCAAAATCTGGCGTTTGCGTTTGGCTATAACCTGTTGGGCGTGCTGCTGGCCGCCGGCTTGTTATATCCCTTTACCGGCTGGCTGCTTTCGCCCATGCTGGCTTCGGCAGCAATGAGCGCAAGCAGCTTGTCGGTGTTGATGAATGCATTGCGCTTGTCGCGCTTGAAGTTGTAA
- a CDS encoding Cache 3/Cache 2 fusion domain-containing protein, with protein sequence MKNTFSFASDWSVEAKLSALSFTLTAAVFAAFTFFIGFSITNMVEQQARDEVKIKIQTISDMLEVFDDSLRLEASSFARLFAGAFPNGITLDAQTMDVGGRQVPTLKHGEAVLNLDFSIPDRFLAQSNVVATVFVRDGEEFVRVSTSVKKQDGQRAVGTLLDRKSPAWARLNAGEAYLGSTELFGKQYMTRYDPLKDSSGKLIGALFIGLDFNQQSQKVRDKIREMKIGKTGYFFVLNAKEGKDYGVALVHPGKQGSSLLAAKDASGREFIRSMLEQKQGVMEYEWQNQELGETMPRSKIAVFNTFKAWDWLIGGGTYIDELTEEARAVRNRYSVIGLLFVFLMAGVLYPVIHYVVSLPLRTARAAAEQLATGDLSGNIDSARKDEIGDVIHAINGIGKGLGGVVAKVRNSAEAISSAASEIAAGNSDLSERTESQASSLEQTSSSMEQLTETVKQNAAHADQANNMVLIAASVAQKGGATVAQVKEMMDEIKDSSRKVVDIIGVIDGIAFQTNILALNAAVEAARAGEQGRGFAVVASEVRSLAQRSAAAAKEIKVLIGASVARIDTGSKMTDEAGQTMEEIVTSVERVTAIMRDIADASREQSNGIEQVNQAIQQMDEMTQQNAALVEQAMAAAASLQDQSEQLAQTIQQFKLSAEMLQQHGHSAQRPAPARLSR encoded by the coding sequence GTGAAGAATACGTTTTCTTTTGCATCAGATTGGAGTGTCGAAGCGAAATTGTCGGCGCTGAGTTTTACCCTGACTGCGGCAGTGTTTGCCGCTTTCACCTTCTTCATCGGCTTTTCCATCACCAATATGGTGGAACAGCAGGCGCGCGATGAGGTGAAAATCAAAATTCAGACGATCAGCGACATGCTGGAAGTGTTTGATGACAGTTTGCGCCTGGAAGCCAGCAGTTTCGCGCGTTTATTTGCCGGCGCCTTCCCGAATGGCATCACGCTGGACGCGCAAACCATGGATGTGGGCGGGCGCCAGGTTCCCACCTTAAAGCATGGCGAGGCCGTGCTCAATCTTGACTTTTCAATCCCCGACCGTTTTCTGGCGCAAAGCAATGTGGTGGCCACGGTGTTCGTGCGCGATGGCGAAGAATTTGTACGGGTCAGCACTTCGGTCAAAAAACAGGATGGGCAACGCGCCGTCGGCACCTTGCTTGACCGCAAAAGCCCGGCCTGGGCGCGCTTGAACGCCGGCGAAGCCTATCTCGGCAGCACCGAGCTGTTTGGCAAGCAATACATGACGCGTTACGACCCGCTTAAAGACAGCAGCGGAAAACTTATCGGCGCGCTCTTCATCGGTCTGGACTTCAATCAGCAAAGCCAGAAAGTGCGCGACAAAATCCGTGAAATGAAAATCGGCAAAACCGGCTATTTCTTTGTGCTCAACGCCAAAGAGGGCAAAGACTACGGCGTGGCGCTGGTGCATCCCGGCAAGCAAGGCAGCAGTCTGCTGGCGGCGAAAGATGCCTCGGGACGCGAATTCATCCGCAGCATGCTGGAGCAAAAGCAAGGCGTCATGGAGTACGAATGGCAAAACCAGGAGCTTGGCGAAACCATGCCGCGCAGCAAAATCGCGGTCTTCAACACATTCAAAGCATGGGATTGGCTGATTGGCGGCGGAACCTATATTGATGAATTGACCGAAGAAGCGCGCGCAGTGCGCAACCGCTATAGCGTAATCGGACTGCTGTTTGTGTTTTTGATGGCTGGCGTGCTGTATCCGGTGATTCACTATGTGGTCAGCCTGCCCTTGCGCACGGCGCGCGCGGCGGCGGAACAATTGGCCACCGGCGATTTGAGCGGGAATATCGACAGCGCGCGCAAAGATGAAATCGGCGACGTGATTCACGCCATCAATGGCATAGGCAAGGGCCTGGGCGGGGTGGTGGCCAAGGTGCGCAACAGCGCAGAGGCGATCAGCAGCGCCGCCTCGGAAATCGCGGCCGGCAATTCCGACTTGTCCGAACGCACCGAATCGCAAGCCAGTTCGCTGGAGCAAACCAGCTCATCCATGGAGCAGCTCACCGAAACCGTGAAACAAAACGCCGCGCACGCCGACCAAGCCAATAATATGGTGTTAATCGCCGCCTCGGTAGCGCAAAAAGGCGGGGCCACGGTGGCCCAGGTCAAAGAAATGATGGATGAAATTAAAGACAGTTCGCGCAAAGTGGTGGACATCATCGGCGTGATTGACGGCATCGCATTTCAGACCAATATCCTGGCCTTGAATGCGGCAGTGGAAGCCGCGCGCGCCGGCGAACAGGGGCGCGGCTTCGCCGTGGTGGCCAGTGAAGTGCGCAGCCTGGCCCAGCGCAGCGCCGCCGCCGCCAAGGAAATCAAGGTCTTGATCGGCGCCTCAGTGGCGCGGATTGACACCGGCAGCAAGATGACCGATGAAGCCGGGCAAACCATGGAAGAAATCGTCACATCGGTCGAGCGCGTCACCGCCATCATGCGCGACATCGCCGACGCCAGCCGCGAACAAAGCAATGGCATTGAGCAAGTCAATCAGGCGATACAACAAATGGATGAAATGACGCAGCAAAACGCCGCCCTGGTGGAGCAGGCCATGGCCGCCGCCGCCAGTCTGCAAGATCAATCTGAACAATTGGCCCAGACGATTCAGCAATTCAAACTGAGTGCGGAAATGTTGCAGCAACACGGGCACAGCGCGCAGCGGCCGGCGCCAGCGCGCTTATCCCGCTGA
- a CDS encoding acyl-CoA dehydrogenase family protein, with amino-acid sequence MILTEEQQMIRDALRSFAQERLAPQAARWDKEHHFPAAELKELAALGAYGVAVPEEYGGAGLDYVSLSLVLEEIAAGDGGTSTVISVNNCPVCSIAMMYANEQQKQQWLTPLAKGEMLGAFCLTEPHTGSDAAALRTTAVRDGDEWVLNGVKQFITSGKHADVAIVMAVTDKEAGKKGISAFWVSTKTPGYIVARLEEKMGQHSSDTAQILLENCRIPAANLIGAEGMGYKIALSGLEGGRIGIASQSVGMARAAYEAALLYARERETFGKPIFEHQAVQFKLADMATQIEAARHLIHHAAAMKDAGLPCLKEAAMAKLFASEMAERVCSDAIQIHGGYGYVSDFPVERIYRDVRVCQIYEGSSDIQKILIARGL; translated from the coding sequence ATGATATTGACTGAAGAACAACAAATGATCCGCGACGCCTTGCGCAGTTTTGCGCAAGAGCGTCTGGCCCCGCAAGCGGCGCGCTGGGACAAGGAACACCATTTCCCGGCGGCGGAATTGAAAGAACTGGCTGCGCTGGGTGCGTATGGCGTGGCGGTGCCGGAAGAATACGGCGGCGCTGGCCTGGATTATGTGTCACTCTCGCTGGTGCTGGAAGAAATCGCCGCCGGCGATGGCGGCACGTCCACCGTGATCTCGGTGAATAACTGCCCGGTGTGCTCAATTGCCATGATGTATGCGAATGAGCAGCAAAAGCAGCAATGGCTGACGCCGCTGGCCAAGGGCGAGATGCTGGGCGCATTTTGCCTGACCGAGCCGCACACCGGCAGCGACGCCGCCGCGCTGCGCACGACTGCCGTGCGCGATGGCGACGAGTGGGTGTTGAACGGCGTCAAGCAATTCATCACCAGCGGCAAACATGCCGATGTGGCGATTGTGATGGCGGTGACAGACAAAGAAGCGGGCAAAAAAGGCATCAGCGCATTTTGGGTATCAACCAAGACGCCGGGCTATATCGTGGCGCGGCTGGAAGAAAAAATGGGCCAGCATTCTTCCGACACGGCGCAAATCCTGTTGGAAAACTGCCGCATTCCGGCCGCCAATCTGATCGGCGCCGAGGGCATGGGCTACAAGATTGCGCTCTCCGGGCTGGAAGGCGGGCGCATCGGCATCGCTTCGCAATCGGTCGGCATGGCGCGCGCCGCTTACGAAGCCGCCTTGCTGTATGCGCGCGAACGGGAAACCTTTGGCAAGCCGATTTTTGAACACCAGGCGGTGCAATTCAAGCTGGCCGATATGGCCACGCAAATCGAAGCGGCGCGCCATTTGATTCACCACGCGGCGGCAATGAAAGACGCCGGCCTGCCCTGTCTGAAAGAAGCGGCCATGGCCAAATTGTTCGCTTCAGAAATGGCGGAACGGGTGTGTTCGGATGCGATTCAAATCCACGGCGGATATGGCTATGTCAGCGATTTCCCGGTGGAGCGCATCTACCGCGATGTGCGCGTCTGCCAAATCTATGAAGGCAGCAGCGATATTCAAAAGATTTTGATTGCGCGCGGCCTGTGA
- a CDS encoding SDR family oxidoreductase, translating to MSTALIIGASRGIGRELARQYLDKGWRVLATARKEEDLAALRELGAQALSLDVSNAESCAALAWRLDGERLDVAILNAGVAGPYSNDLQTPDQSQFDQVMHTNVLAAMRLLPLLAPMVGEAKGRLVAISSIMASLAARDSNMMWLYRASKAALNSVLVDVARAYPEHKALCISMHPGWVKTDMGGPDAHLDVATSVRGIIDTLANTTEQDNGAFLAWDGARLPW from the coding sequence ATGTCAACCGCATTGATCATCGGCGCTTCACGCGGCATCGGGCGCGAATTGGCGCGCCAATATCTGGACAAGGGCTGGCGCGTGCTGGCCACCGCGCGTAAAGAAGAAGATTTGGCCGCTTTGCGCGAGCTTGGCGCGCAGGCGTTGTCGCTGGATGTGAGCAACGCAGAATCCTGCGCCGCGCTGGCCTGGCGCCTGGATGGCGAAAGATTGGACGTGGCGATTTTGAACGCTGGCGTGGCCGGCCCCTATAGCAATGATCTGCAAACCCCGGATCAAAGCCAGTTTGACCAGGTGATGCACACCAATGTGCTGGCGGCGATGCGTTTGCTGCCGCTGCTGGCGCCGATGGTGGGCGAGGCAAAAGGCCGCTTGGTGGCGATCTCCTCAATCATGGCTTCGCTGGCTGCGCGTGACAGCAATATGATGTGGCTGTATCGCGCCAGCAAAGCGGCGCTGAATTCTGTGCTGGTGGATGTGGCGCGCGCCTATCCTGAGCACAAAGCGCTGTGCATCAGCATGCACCCGGGCTGGGTGAAAACCGATATGGGCGGGCCGGATGCGCATCTGGATGTGGCAACCAGTGTGCGCGGCATCATCGACACGCTGGCCAACACCACTGAGCAAGACAATGGCGCGTTTCTGGCCTGGGATGGCGCGCGCCTGCCCTGGTAA
- a CDS encoding VOC family protein — protein MQAVTGIGGIFFRARDPQALGQWYQQHLGVPLEPWGGAAFEWQTPANPQGAGTTIWSPFAADSNYYPQDKQFMINFRVADLDAMLAQLRAADCAVDEKVEDSEYGKFGWVTDPEGNKVELWQPPAGK, from the coding sequence ATGCAAGCTGTGACAGGAATCGGCGGTATTTTTTTCCGCGCGCGTGACCCGCAGGCATTGGGGCAATGGTATCAACAGCATTTAGGCGTGCCGCTGGAACCCTGGGGCGGGGCGGCATTTGAATGGCAGACCCCGGCCAATCCGCAAGGCGCGGGCACAACCATCTGGAGTCCGTTTGCCGCCGACAGCAATTACTATCCGCAAGATAAGCAATTCATGATCAATTTCCGGGTCGCGGATCTGGATGCGATGCTGGCGCAGTTGCGCGCCGCCGATTGTGCGGTGGATGAGAAGGTGGAAGATTCGGAATATGGCAAATTCGGCTGGGTCACCGATCCCGAGGGCAATAAAGTCGAATTGTGGCAGCCGCCAGCCGGCAAGTGA
- a CDS encoding MerR family DNA-binding protein, whose product MEQGLLIGQLARASGVGVETIRYYQKRGLLPEGDEQQGAAFRRYPAALAGRIGFIRRAQGLGFTLEEISSLLRLHDGGERRAIHALAQEKLITIEQKINDLQQIAAALRPLLTACADLQHYPECPIIATLYTNPGEQQKMADGKDSAVNSTQCTSCA is encoded by the coding sequence ATGGAACAGGGTTTATTGATCGGGCAACTCGCGCGCGCATCCGGGGTTGGCGTGGAAACCATCCGTTATTACCAAAAACGCGGCCTGCTGCCGGAGGGCGATGAGCAACAGGGCGCAGCCTTCCGCCGCTATCCGGCGGCCTTGGCTGGACGCATCGGCTTTATCCGGCGCGCTCAAGGTTTGGGCTTCACCCTGGAAGAAATCAGCAGTCTGTTGCGTTTGCATGACGGTGGCGAACGCCGCGCGATACATGCTTTGGCGCAGGAAAAGTTGATAACCATCGAGCAAAAAATCAATGATTTACAGCAAATTGCCGCCGCATTACGTCCCTTGCTGACGGCCTGCGCCGACCTGCAACACTACCCCGAATGCCCGATTATTGCGACGCTGTACACGAATCCCGGTGAACAGCAAAAAATGGCGGATGGCAAAGATAGTGCTGTAAATTCCACTCAATGCACAAGCTGCGCCTGA